The proteins below are encoded in one region of Tachypleus tridentatus isolate NWPU-2018 chromosome 4, ASM421037v1, whole genome shotgun sequence:
- the LOC143248343 gene encoding uncharacterized protein LOC143248343, producing the protein MDEECQNIRKEFMQKMKELEFDLKQKFEEEKSGIEQSYKTKICEMEKDLKDQFETEKGEDRKNIENSYQQKIKIMEQLHANEKQTLKKLHYDELQALKKQQIESLESLSKQLNDDHQKHISLTKSHKNGFSSVRNLFQKKNKQSIKCLQQDFEKKLKFVFHTLNICHQDEINQLNSMFQNDVSALQMAHHEQFQRLAEDMRRHWEVEKSKLQKLHAEEIEAMKENFNRGLKHKKHIKEEIQHTMQQNQEEELKMFEKLFKQKVDNLQELLRNSKLFTCVKHLINRSLVENKKSLFGILTLLLLCIHDEG; encoded by the coding sequence atggatGAAGAGTGCCAAAATATCAGGAAAGAATTTATGCAGAAAATGAAAGAACTGGAATTTGACCTGAAACAAAAGTTTGAGGAAGAAAAAAGTGGTATAGAACAAAGCTACAAGACTAAAATTTGTGAAATGGAAAAAGATTTAAAAGACCAATTTGAAACAGAAAAGGGTGAAGatagaaaaaatatagaaaattcatatcagcagaaaattaaaataatggaacAGTTGCATGCTAATGagaaacaaactttgaaaaaatTACATTACGATGAACTTCAGGCTTTAAAAAAGCAACAAATTGAAAGTCTAGAAAGTTTGAGTAAACAGTTAAATGACGATCaccaaaaacatatttctttaacaaaatcTCATAAAAATGGCTTTAGTTCTGTAAGAAatctttttcaaaagaaaaataaacaaagtatcaAGTGTTTGCAGCAAGACTTTGAAAAGAAGCTCAAGTTTGTCTTTCATACACTGAATATCTGTCACCAAGATGAAATAAATCAGTTAAACAGTATGTTCCAGAATGATGTATCTGCTCTACAGATGGCTCACCACGAACAGTTTCAGAGATTGGCAGAAGATATGAGGAGACACTGGGAAGTAGAAAAATCTAAACTTCAGAAACTTCATGCTGAAGAAATTGAAgcaatgaaagaaaactttaatagAGGGTTAAAGCACAAGAAGCACATCAAAGAAGAAATTCAGCATACCATGCAACAAAATCAAGAAGAAGAGTTGAAAATGTTCGAAAAGTTATTCAAGCAAAAAGTGGACAACTTGCAAGAGCTTCTTAGAAACAGTAAGTTATTTACGTGTGTTAAACATCTTATAAATAGAAGtcttgttgaaaacaaaaaatctcTCTTTGGAATACTAACTTTACTCTTGTTATGTATACATGATGAAGGTTAA